The Megalopta genalis isolate 19385.01 chromosome 12, iyMegGena1_principal, whole genome shotgun sequence genome window below encodes:
- the LOC117228806 gene encoding uncharacterized protein LOC117228806 isoform X1, which translates to MKEIDEPTVESLLTSSSFPPCSPNEIAIRPGDCVEGGVEEWLEDEALPGFRVWQLAGIILSILLSVLIAFCCCIRFRVPRTKQEIEADYIRKKITKSFRQELSKISNVEMDDMDLKKGKALNKIQNKFDMEIDEVQKEHQETTHKSVQHGLRSRFNAMFSIIHFTKQEYTESDNII; encoded by the exons ATGAAGGAGATAGATGAGCCAACTGTTGAATCACTTTTGACTTCATCATCTTTTCCACCATGTTCACCTAATGAAATAGCTATACGACCGGGAGATTGTGTTGAAGGTGGTGTTGAAGAATGGTTGGAAGATGAAGCATTACCGGGATTTCGTGTTTGGCAACTTGCTGGCATAATCCTTTCTATTTTGCTTAGTGTGCtgattgcattttgttgttgCATTCGATTCAGAGTACCGCGGACCAAGCAAGAAATAGAGGCTGATTATATTCggaaaaaaataacaaaaagtTTCAGACAAGAATTATCAAAAATTAGTAATGTAGAAATGGAtgatatggatttgaagaaaggTAAAG cattaaataaaattcaaaataaatTTGATATGGAAATTGATGAGGTACAAAAAGAACATCAAGAAACAACTCACAAAAGCGTACAACATGGACTACGATCAAGATTCAATGCAATGTTTAGTATAATCCATTTTACTAAACAAGAATACACTGAATctgataatataatttaa
- the LOC117228806 gene encoding uncharacterized protein LOC117228806 isoform X2: MKEIDEPTVESLLTSSSFPPCSPNEIAIRPGDCVEGGVEEWLEDEALPGFRVWQLAGIILSILLSVLIAFCCCIRFRVPRTKQEIEADYIRKKITKSFRQELSKISNVEMDDMDLKKALNKIQNKFDMEIDEVQKEHQETTHKSVQHGLRSRFNAMFSIIHFTKQEYTESDNII, encoded by the exons ATGAAGGAGATAGATGAGCCAACTGTTGAATCACTTTTGACTTCATCATCTTTTCCACCATGTTCACCTAATGAAATAGCTATACGACCGGGAGATTGTGTTGAAGGTGGTGTTGAAGAATGGTTGGAAGATGAAGCATTACCGGGATTTCGTGTTTGGCAACTTGCTGGCATAATCCTTTCTATTTTGCTTAGTGTGCtgattgcattttgttgttgCATTCGATTCAGAGTACCGCGGACCAAGCAAGAAATAGAGGCTGATTATATTCggaaaaaaataacaaaaagtTTCAGACAAGAATTATCAAAAATTAGTAATGTAGAAATGGAtgatatggatttgaagaaag cattaaataaaattcaaaataaatTTGATATGGAAATTGATGAGGTACAAAAAGAACATCAAGAAACAACTCACAAAAGCGTACAACATGGACTACGATCAAGATTCAATGCAATGTTTAGTATAATCCATTTTACTAAACAAGAATACACTGAATctgataatataatttaa